The Saccopteryx leptura isolate mSacLep1 chromosome 2, mSacLep1_pri_phased_curated, whole genome shotgun sequence genome has a window encoding:
- the SDS gene encoding L-serine dehydratase/L-threonine deaminase: MTSREPLHVKTPVRDSMALSKVAGTSVYLKMDSAQPSGSFKIRGIGHLCQTWAEKGCKHFVCSSAGNAGMAAAYAARKLGIPATIVVPNTTPALTIERLKDEGATVKVVGEMLDEAFELAKALAKNNPGWVFIPPFDDPLIWEGHTSIVKELKETLHAKPGAIVLSVGGGGMLCGVVQGLQELGWGDVPVIAMETLGAHSFHVATSAGKLIPLPQITSVAKALCVKTVGAQALKLFQEHPIFSEVIADQEAVAAIEKFVDDEKILVEPACGAALAAVYSHVVQKLQGEGKLPTPLSSIVVIVCGGSNISLAQLQALKKQLGMENKLPK, translated from the exons ATGACTTCCCGAGAGCCCCTGCACGTGAAGACCCCCGTGCGTGACAGCATGGCCCTGTCCAAGGTGGCTGGCACCAGCGTCTATCTCAAGATGGATAGTGCCCAGCCCTCAGGCTCCTTCAAGATCCGGGGCATCGGACACCTCTGCCAGACG TGGGCTGAGAAAGGCTGTAAACATTTCGTCTGCTCCTCCG CGGGCAATGCGGGCATGGCAGCTGCCTATGCCGCCAGGAAGCTGGGCATCCCCGCCACCATTGTCGTGCCCAATACCACACCTGCCCTCACCATAGAGCGGCTCAAGGATGAGGGTGCCACAGTCAAGGTAGTGGGTGAG ATGTTGGACGAGGCTTTCGAGCTGGCCAAGGCCCTGGCAAAGAACAACCCAGGTTGGGTTTTCATCCCTCCCTTTGACGACCCTCTCATCTG gGAAGGCCACACTTCCATTGTGAAGGAACTGAAGGAGACGCTGCACGCAAAGCCGGGGGCCATTGTGCTGTCAGTGGGAGGTGGCGGCATGCTGTGCGGAGTGGTCCAGGGCCTGCAGGAGCTGGGCTGGGGGGACGTGCCTGTCATTGCCATGGAGACACTTGGAGCCCACAGCTTCCACGTTGCCACCTCTGCGGGCAAGCTCATCCCTCTGCCCCAGATTACCAG TGTCGCCAAGGCCCTGTGCGTGAAGACCGTGGGGGCTCAGGCCTTGAAGCTATTTCAGGAACATCCCATTTTCTCAGAAGTTATCGCAGACCAGGAGGCTGTGGCCGCCATTGAGAAGTTTGTGG ATGATGAGAAGATCCTGGTGGAGCCCGCCTGCGGGGCTGCCCTGGCCGCTGTCTACAGCCATGTGGTTCAGAAGCTGCAAGGAGAGGGCAAgctccccacccccttgtccTCCATCGTGGTCATCGTCTGTGGGGGAAGCAACATCAGTctggcccagctgcaggcccTCAAGAAACAACTGGGCATGGAGAACAAGCTGCCCAAGTGA